ATACCTGGCTTGAAACCAAGCACTATAGGTTCTTTATAAGTTTATCTGAGCTTAAATCGGGAGCTAATTCCCTTCATAAAACTATTGACAGTACTGCTCGAATCGGGTATGGGAATTTTTTCCATTCCTTTTTTCTCTATTTCTTTTTTCCCCGTTTCCTGTCTTCCTGCTTCTTTTACAGGCGCGGATTCAGGATGCATCTTCCTGTTCTGCAGTCCGAGCATTGACCGGCTTTTTGAAATAAGGTCATTGAGCCCGGATAACTCGGTACTTCGAGTGTCATGCAGGAGGAGAGCTTCATTTCTATCAAGAGTAGAAAGCCAGATATTCGCCTCCATCAGGCTTTTAAGGAGTTCCCTTTCTTCTTCAAGCCTGTGCTTTACGCGTTCCACCCTATCGGCAAGGGCTCTCAGTTCTTTTTCAAAAACTTCTTTCTGAGCCTGGATCAGTGTACTCGCTTTCCCAGTCGCTTCCTGAAGCGAATCGATTTCCCTGACAAGGTTGTCATAGGGGTAGATCCTTGAGGAACCTTCCTTTTTCAGAGTGTAGCTATGATTCGGATGGGAAGTATGGTGAGTTTCAATTTCCTGTCTCAGCCGAAATTCTTCTCCGCAGCTATCGCAGACAACCTTTACAGGAAGTTCATTTTTCAGGGCTATGCTTACCGCTGCCTGGAGGTCTTCGGCTTCCTGGCGCAGTTTTTCCGTACTGATGCCGCCTGAGATTGCGAACTCGAAAACTGTTCTGCGAATGGTTTCCCGCTCTTCAGGCAGGTTCCAGAGCATGTGCTGAAGCAGAAGCACCATTGTCCTGTCCACGGCCGGGCATCCGCTGCTGCAGGCTGCAACCCTGAGCACCTGAACGACTTTTCTCCAGCGCCGGTCCGAGATTTCGATTTCCTGAAGCTGAAGGCTTTTTCGAAGTTCGGTTACGATTATCTCAACATCAGGGTCAACAGGAAGTGTCTTTGAGCGCTCCCGAACCGCATATATCTCGGAAATCCTGAGCCTTGCAGCAGGCACGAAATCTTCAGGACTCCTGAAAAGCAGGTTCCGGAAATTCTCCTCATCCTGGATATAGGCAAGTCTGTACCTGAATAAAAAGCGGTCATAAAGGGCTTCAAGACTCTCGTCCTCATCAGGAAGCTCATTGGATGCCCCGAAAACCGAAAGTAGAGGCACATCTACAAGTTCCCTCCCATTATGGTATTTGTGCTCGTTGAGAATGGTCAGCAAGCTGTTCAGGATGGCACTGCTGGCTTTAAAAATCTCGTCCAGTAAAGCAATATGGGCAGTTGGAAGGCAGCCATCGATTTTCCGACGGAACTCATCTTCTTCCAGGGCTTTTAAGGAAAGCGGACCAAAAATCTCTTCAGGGGTGGAAAAGCTTGTCAGGAGATAGTTGAAGAAATTACCACCTTCGATCAACTGGCAGATATTCTTCGCAAGCTGTGTTTTTGCCGTTCCCGGGGGCCCCAGGAAGAGGAGGTTTTCCCCGGACAGCACGGCAAGGAGAGAGCCGTTGATCTCGGCTTCCCGCTCTTTAAAATATTCCATAAACGCGGATTTGATC
This region of Methanosarcina flavescens genomic DNA includes:
- a CDS encoding AAA family ATPase; its protein translation is MEYFKEREAEINGSLLAVLSGENLLFLGPPGTAKTQLAKNICQLIEGGNFFNYLLTSFSTPEEIFGPLSLKALEEDEFRRKIDGCLPTAHIALLDEIFKASSAILNSLLTILNEHKYHNGRELVDVPLLSVFGASNELPDEDESLEALYDRFLFRYRLAYIQDEENFRNLLFRSPEDFVPAARLRISEIYAVRERSKTLPVDPDVEIIVTELRKSLQLQEIEISDRRWRKVVQVLRVAACSSGCPAVDRTMVLLLQHMLWNLPEERETIRRTVFEFAISGGISTEKLRQEAEDLQAAVSIALKNELPVKVVCDSCGEEFRLRQEIETHHTSHPNHSYTLKKEGSSRIYPYDNLVREIDSLQEATGKASTLIQAQKEVFEKELRALADRVERVKHRLEEERELLKSLMEANIWLSTLDRNEALLLHDTRSTELSGLNDLISKSRSMLGLQNRKMHPESAPVKEAGRQETGKKEIEKKGMEKIPIPDSSSTVNSFMKGISSRFKLR